Proteins encoded in a region of the Mycolicibacterium neoaurum genome:
- a CDS encoding GAF and ANTAR domain-containing protein → MTFDSSGDLAQRMAELARAVALQSVDDVLRDVTSAAIELIPEADTAGILLIGKDSTYESLATTSDLPNKLDELQVTFGEGPCMQAALDDIVVRTDDFRDEPRWPKYSPAALEYGVRSGLSFKLYTANRTAGALNLFSFHPNVWTARAETTGLVLAAHAAAAILASRQSEELESAVASRDRIGQAKGIIMERFKVDDVQAFALLRKLSQDSNTKLADIAEQVINTRG, encoded by the coding sequence ATGACGTTTGACTCCAGTGGCGACCTGGCGCAGCGGATGGCCGAGCTGGCCCGTGCCGTCGCCTTGCAGAGTGTCGACGATGTCCTGCGCGATGTCACCTCCGCGGCGATCGAGTTGATCCCGGAGGCCGACACCGCGGGAATCCTGCTGATCGGCAAAGACTCCACGTACGAGTCACTGGCGACCACCAGCGACCTGCCCAACAAACTCGACGAACTGCAGGTCACCTTCGGTGAGGGTCCCTGCATGCAGGCAGCGCTGGATGACATCGTGGTGCGCACCGACGACTTCCGCGACGAGCCGCGCTGGCCCAAGTACTCACCGGCGGCCCTCGAGTACGGCGTGCGCAGCGGCCTGTCCTTCAAGCTCTACACAGCCAACCGCACGGCCGGAGCATTGAACCTCTTCAGCTTTCACCCCAACGTCTGGACGGCCCGCGCCGAGACCACCGGCCTAGTGCTGGCCGCGCATGCCGCCGCGGCGATTTTGGCAAGCCGTCAGAGCGAGGAGCTCGAATCGGCGGTGGCCAGCCGCGACCGCATCGGGCAGGCCAAAGGGATCATCATGGAACGCTTCAAGGTCGACGACGTGCAGGCATTCGCCCTGCTGCGCAAGCTGTCCCAGGACAGCAATACCAAACTCGCCGATATCGCCGAGCAGGTGATCAACACCAGGGGCTGA
- a CDS encoding GGDEF domain-containing protein — protein MGDTGVVALFGRWWRQPGRYDWLVQLVQDSGYGRLGRFGVGASCVAIGAWPILMAFSAQGVVPPVARIVTLSCGVLAILLGWWWFVGWPTYRQSRFIVIVLNASISLTCVLYILNGSPVTGTLAFALTATYVAGLHTLPHLMIVLGLATVPIVMKIVSEALAGDLYEGLADGVLRLATVTVVPITLRLLLQLLSDAAVDSDLDPLTGLANRRGLVRSIGQLVGTAGNGEGVQVSLTMLDIDNFKAINDTHGHATGDGVLVTLSRLMRMTCPDHAVIARVGGEEFAIVAIGAIDDAVVMAERLCRQFHRAPARFTVSIGIAGAMLGHAAAVDTIALTERLLDAADRAMYTAKRAGGDRVQVAGG, from the coding sequence GTGGGCGACACCGGTGTGGTCGCCTTGTTCGGACGGTGGTGGCGACAACCGGGCCGCTATGACTGGCTCGTCCAGCTGGTACAGGACAGTGGTTATGGACGGCTCGGCCGATTCGGCGTCGGCGCGTCCTGCGTCGCCATCGGGGCGTGGCCGATCCTGATGGCGTTCAGTGCCCAGGGCGTCGTCCCGCCTGTGGCCCGGATCGTGACCTTGTCATGTGGTGTGCTGGCAATTTTGCTCGGCTGGTGGTGGTTTGTCGGGTGGCCCACCTATCGGCAGTCCAGGTTCATCGTCATCGTCCTGAACGCCAGCATCAGTCTCACCTGCGTGCTGTACATCCTCAATGGCAGTCCCGTCACCGGAACCTTGGCATTCGCCCTCACGGCCACCTATGTGGCCGGCTTACACACGCTCCCGCATCTGATGATCGTGTTGGGGCTGGCGACGGTGCCAATCGTCATGAAGATCGTGTCCGAGGCGCTGGCCGGCGATCTCTACGAGGGATTGGCCGATGGTGTGCTGCGACTTGCCACCGTCACGGTGGTGCCGATCACCTTGCGACTGTTGTTGCAGTTGCTCAGCGACGCCGCCGTCGACTCCGATCTCGACCCCCTGACCGGACTGGCGAATCGCCGTGGGCTCGTGCGATCGATCGGCCAGCTGGTGGGGACCGCGGGGAACGGCGAAGGTGTCCAGGTGTCCCTGACGATGCTCGATATCGACAATTTCAAGGCGATCAACGACACCCACGGACATGCCACCGGGGACGGCGTGTTGGTCACGCTGTCGCGATTGATGCGTATGACCTGTCCCGACCACGCGGTGATCGCCCGGGTCGGCGGCGAGGAATTCGCGATCGTCGCGATCGGAGCCATCGACGATGCGGTGGTGATGGCCGAGCGGCTGTGCCGCCAGTTCCATCGGGCTCCTGCTCGCTTCACGGTCAGCATCGGCATTGCCGGCGCCATGCTTGGGCACGCTGCGGCCGTCGACACCATCGCGCTCACCGAACGTCTCCTCGATGCCGCGGACAGGGCAATGTATACCGCCAAGCGCGCAGGCGGCGACCGCGTTCAGGTCGCCGGCGGCTGA
- a CDS encoding YihY/virulence factor BrkB family protein: MLAWLDRVQQRSRAAGFAIAVVYKYVDDQANYLAALITYYTFVSLFPVLMLLTTALGVVLRDRPQWREQIVDSAISQFPLLGDQMSEPNALSGGTTAVVVGIIGALYGGLGAGTALQNAMDTIWAVPRYVRPDPIRARLRSLMLLLVLGSALIATTVLTAVGRSWADLGFLGTSAVVIASLALNTAVCVIAFRVTTVRELTVPQVLPGALIAACLWQILQWFGASYVTHVVGSASVTNSVFAIVLGLLAFLYLVSTSLLVCAQINAVRVDRLHPRALLTPFTDNVELTAADRRMYSGQAEAQQAKGFQRVDVSFDETPVSDEVSRRDGEGMAGASQ; encoded by the coding sequence ATGCTGGCTTGGCTCGACCGTGTCCAACAGCGCAGTCGCGCTGCCGGATTCGCGATCGCAGTGGTCTACAAGTACGTCGACGACCAGGCCAATTACCTGGCCGCGTTGATCACCTACTACACCTTCGTCTCGCTGTTCCCGGTCCTGATGCTGCTCACCACGGCACTCGGGGTTGTCTTGCGCGACCGTCCGCAGTGGCGGGAGCAGATCGTCGATTCGGCCATCAGCCAGTTTCCGCTGTTGGGGGATCAGATGAGCGAGCCGAATGCGCTCAGCGGCGGCACGACGGCCGTCGTCGTCGGGATCATCGGCGCACTCTATGGCGGTCTCGGGGCGGGTACGGCGCTGCAGAACGCCATGGACACCATCTGGGCGGTGCCGCGCTATGTTCGGCCCGACCCGATCAGGGCTCGGCTGCGCAGCCTCATGCTGCTGCTCGTGCTCGGATCGGCACTCATCGCCACCACGGTGCTCACCGCAGTGGGCCGCAGTTGGGCGGACCTCGGTTTCCTTGGGACGAGCGCGGTGGTCATCGCCTCGCTGGCCCTCAACACTGCGGTCTGTGTCATCGCATTCCGTGTCACGACGGTGCGCGAGCTGACGGTGCCCCAGGTGTTGCCGGGTGCGCTGATCGCTGCGTGCCTGTGGCAGATCCTGCAATGGTTCGGTGCCTCGTACGTCACCCATGTTGTCGGTTCGGCCAGCGTCACGAACAGCGTATTTGCCATCGTTCTCGGCTTGCTGGCCTTCCTGTACCTGGTCTCCACGTCGCTGTTGGTCTGTGCCCAGATCAATGCCGTCCGCGTGGACCGTTTGCATCCCCGCGCACTGCTGACCCCGTTCACCGATAATGTCGAGCTGACCGCGGCGGATCGCCGCATGTACTCCGGGCAGGCTGAGGCCCAGCAGGCCAAGGGTTTTCAGCGAGTCGATGTCAGCTTCGACGAGACACCGGTGAGTGACGAGGTTTCTCGGCGCGACGGCGAGGGTATGGCCGGGGCCAGTCAATGA